A stretch of DNA from Hydra vulgaris chromosome 03, alternate assembly HydraT2T_AEP:
TTGTAAGTGGACTGGCGATAATTCAAAATAACACTTTGTGATCAGcaaaacttttgataataaaaCTCAGGTGACCATACATACGCGTTTGGCGCGTACAGTAAGCGTTTGACGGTAGCTTTGCGCGTTTGGGGTTTGTACGCGTTTGTGTACgcgtttttatattaaaaaaaggcaaataaagttctttcaaaaaatattatttgaaaagaaagacttttaataaatgaattttcttaagtatagttaaagaacaaaatgaataaaactcCAACAAACTTAACTATAAAACACGAAACTAAATGAATTAAGTTCccgtaaacattaaaaaaaatttattttaattcccataaaagaagaaaaaaaattacttcaaaaagatttttcaacaacaacaaagaaaATGCGCTCGTTTTACGCAAATTTTGTTTGCCTTGTAATGTCTTTTTCcctaattattgtaaataacgTTTTgcgatttatttaaataataagttcataAAGATAATTGTccataaaaaagtagtttaaggtttttataactatttatacaacaaattcaaaaaatgaattctATGAAGAGAAGGTTAAACACATTCAATGatagtttaaagaaaatgtttcgTTTCTTAAGACAGATCAAAGATGAGCTCCTCAAATGTACTATTTGTCAAAGCCTATTTGACATTAGTAGTCGTGGACGGTCTGCAACTTAGAATCATTGCAAATCTATCAAAACAAAATGGCATTGGATGCTTCTATATTGTCAAACAAAATCACAAAGTTGATGGAGAGTCAGAGCTTTggtcaaaatcaaaaaatattagccATTCAAGAAGGAACAATTGCATTCCACACAATCAAACACAACCATAGCTTTAGAAGTGCTGATTGTACATCAAAGTTAATTAAGAAACTTTTCAATCCAAGATTTGCTTGTGCGCGTACAAAATGTGAAGCAATAATTGTAAACGTGTTCAAGAACTATTAAGAAACTAACTTAgaaaatgctttattaaaagcATCATATGTGTCAAATCTTTCTTATGCATCAAAATACAAGGACGTTAAAATGCATGCAATTTTGGCTCGTTATTTTGATGTTAAAGAGGGAAGGCAAATTCAGCTGGTTAACATGGATTGTGTTAAGAAGAGAagcatcaaatattttatcaaaatttattcttaaatgcATTAGTGCTAACGatatttcttcaaaagtttttgttatttctgCAGACATGCTAGGATTCTCAAAAGTTCGTTGGTTGGCCTTACTTTCAGCTATTGAAAGAGTGCTCAAGTTATATCAGCCACTAAgatcatactttttaaacttaGAAAATTGTCCGAAACTTTTATTTGACCTTTTTAATTACGAAATGGGTGAAATagtattgttttttgttcaCAGTCAAGCCAAAGCTTTTTATAAcacggtaaaaaaaaattgaaaaatgatatTTCTGCTGCTGAAGTTGCTGTAGTATTAAAGGATTTAAAAGACCAGATAACATctagaaaagaagaaaaatttccaCCTTTCAAGGTAAGACAGCATTTGCAAGTTACCGAAGAAAGTagtcattatttaaaaaaccaatttctGAAAGAAGTAGACATTTTTTACAGTGTTTGTCTAGAGTATATAGATGAGTGGACGCGTCACTTTAATTAggttgaagtttttaaatggtCTTTACTTAACTGTAAAGTTGAAAGGattgattttattgaaaatgtaacttttttgaaaaaacaatagaaattaTATTCAATGACTATAAATTGTTCGACGAAATTCGGAGAACTAATTTATATTGCTCCAAGGAAAGGTTTTCTTCTTGGAACTCACAATCTATTGAATGTGACAAGCAAtgggttgaaattttttttaattttgaaaataatcacgttccttataataatttgttaaaattggcGGAAGCCGCTTTATGTTTGCCAGGTACACACGCTTCCGTTAAGCGATTGTTTTCAATTGCCTATGATATTTGGACGAAAGAGAAATCCCAACTTACAATGAAAACTTTGGCAGCTATTTTGttcgttaaatttaatttaagaaaatatagctGCTCaaaatttgcagaaaaaaattgaaaaagatgaCATGCTGCcgaaaacaaatcatttttatgaaaaatatttgtgatttaaaaatgcaaatactgtttaatattttttccataattttgtttcttcacatgctattttaaaataaataaacgagTTTTTAGTAAAACTCATTTAAACCAGGCCCGTAGGCAGAGCGGGAGCGAGGGGGTGGGGGCACGTGCTTTCCTGCGCTTTGCCCTGTTTGACcactaaaaaattgaaattaaacatatattcaaaaattgctAGTACAACACATAAAAAGTGCAAGGCGAAatcttcttgaaaatataaaaactataattaatcattttattaagtttatgcaaaatcttatcaaaaattagGTGAATATTGGCGCTAAAAAATATTGCCCTTGGGcgtctttatttttattttatttttggtgccTCTTGAAAAAGTGCTTCCCCTTTAAAGAAGTGGTATTTGAATCAGGCTACGGGCCTGATTTAAATGCcatttgtatttatatcagGTAACCAAAAAAGTTCGTGCGGTTTTTccgtatataataaaaacacacaaaacGACAAAAGTAAGTACATTTATTCATCAAAATAGTCACCATTAGCATCTAAAACCTTTTCCCAACGTAAAACAAGCTTATTTATTCCACTTCTAAAAAATTCTCGGTCCTTTGAGTCTATAAAAGCTTTCAACTCCATTTCAACCGCGTCCTGGTCTCGGAACTGCTGTCCTTTTAAATGATTTCCCAGGGAAAGGAAAAAATGGAAATCAGTAGGGGAGAGGTCTGGCGAGTATGGTGGATGAGGCAAACTCTCCCAACCAAGGCTTTGGAGCTTGTCCTGAGTCACGCGAGCGGTGTGCGGTCTCGCGTTGTCGTGGAGAAGCAGAACTCCTCTCCTGTGCACCAGTGCAGGCTGCTTTACAAGCAACAGGTCGTGAACTCGTTGAAGCTGTGCTGAGTAGACCAGTCCAGTAATGGTTTGGCCTGTTTGGAGCAGCTCGTAATGCACCACACCAGCTGTAGTCCACCAAATGCAGAGCAAAACCTTCCGCTCGTGGAGATTGGGCTTGGGTGTCTTTGGGATGGGGTCATCGGGGGACAACCAATGGTAGCAACGCTTGGTATTGTTGTACACAATCCATTTTTCGTCGCATGTCAATAAACGATCAAGAAAAGGCTCAACATTGTGGCGTGATAAGAGTGATGTGCAGATCGTAAGCC
This window harbors:
- the LOC136078850 gene encoding histone-lysine N-methyltransferase SETMAR-like; protein product: MATQPTIIRSCLLYEFKLGRNAIQAAKNICTAFGEGTVSERTAQKWFQRFSSGDESIEDLPRSGRPLLVDEEELKDAVESDSSQTCQELAVRFAVSVETIRLHLHAIGKAWKLSRWVPHKLSINNKKQRLTICTSLLSRHNVEPFLDRLLTCDEKWIVYNNTKRCYHWLSPDDPIPKTPKPNLHERKVLLCIWWTTAGVVHYELLQTGQTITGLVYSAQLQRVHDLLLVKQPALVHRRGVLLLHDNARPHTARVTQDKLQSLGWESLPHPPYSPDLSPTDFHFFLSLGNHLKGQQFRDQDAVEMELKAFIDSKDREFFRSGINKLVLRWEKVLDANGDYFDE